In Hyphomicrobiales bacterium, a single window of DNA contains:
- the coxB gene encoding cytochrome c oxidase subunit II has product MAVAAASVRAQSGAPVDWQLGFQDAATPVMHEITWFHDGLLLPIITVIMAFVLGLLLVCMVRFRKSANPTPSKTSHNTVLEVAWTVLPILILVVIAIPSFRLLYFQQDYLYKIEDPELTIKAIGVQWYWTYEYPDNGDFSFDSYMVPDQDLQPGQPRLLTVDAEVVVPVGKVVRLIVTADPQGVIHSWAIPAFGVKIDAVPGRLNETWFKVERAGLYHGQCSELCGTGHAFMPITVRAVGEDEFDAWVKTAQMAGIGEANRMFASKTDMPARADDWTAALNGSAGK; this is encoded by the coding sequence ATGGCGGTTGCCGCGGCATCGGTTCGCGCACAGTCCGGCGCGCCGGTCGATTGGCAGCTCGGTTTTCAGGATGCGGCGACGCCGGTCATGCACGAGATTACGTGGTTCCACGACGGCCTGCTATTGCCGATCATCACGGTGATCATGGCCTTCGTGCTGGGGCTCCTGCTCGTCTGCATGGTCCGCTTCCGCAAGAGCGCCAACCCGACGCCGTCAAAGACGAGCCATAACACGGTTCTCGAAGTGGCTTGGACCGTGCTCCCGATCCTGATCCTTGTGGTCATCGCCATTCCCTCCTTCCGCCTGCTCTATTTCCAGCAGGACTACCTGTACAAGATCGAGGACCCCGAGCTGACCATCAAGGCGATCGGCGTGCAGTGGTACTGGACTTACGAATATCCGGACAATGGCGACTTCAGTTTCGATTCCTACATGGTCCCCGACCAGGACCTGCAGCCGGGCCAGCCGCGCCTGTTGACCGTCGATGCCGAGGTCGTGGTCCCGGTCGGCAAGGTCGTGCGGCTGATCGTCACCGCCGATCCGCAGGGCGTCATTCATTCCTGGGCGATCCCGGCCTTCGGCGTCAAGATCGACGCGGTGCCGGGAAGGCTCAACGAGACCTGGTTCAAGGTCGAGCGCGCGGGGCTCTATCATGGCCAGTGCTCCGAGCTTTGCGGCACGGGCCACGCCTTCATGCCGATCACGGTGCGGGCTGTCGGCGAGGACGAGTTTGACGCCTGGGTCAAGACGGCGCAGATGGCAGGCATCGGCGAGGCGAACAGGATGTTCGCTTCGAAGACGGACATGCCGGCAAGGGCGGACGACTGGACGGCGGCATTGAACGGTTCGGCCGGCAAATGA